A genomic region of Pseudomonas sp. MPC6 contains the following coding sequences:
- a CDS encoding flagellar basal body rod protein FlgF: protein MDKYLYVAMTGASQNALAQKAHANNLANISTNGFQKDLEQARSMPVFGDGFAARAFALTERPATDFSPGALVETGRDLDVAVQGNGWIAVQNPNGGESYVRTGSLNVDALGVLRAGNGMPVLGNGGPIAVPPEQQIEVGEDGSISIRAMGEGPRVMAQVDRIKLVNPDFKNMTKGLDGSIHTKDGQPAQADANVKLVSGFLESSNVNAVEEMTSVLALAKQFELHVKMMNTAKEDDQAMARVLQI from the coding sequence GTGGACAAGTACCTTTATGTGGCAATGACCGGCGCCAGCCAGAATGCACTGGCGCAGAAGGCTCATGCGAACAACCTGGCGAACATCTCCACCAACGGCTTCCAGAAAGACCTGGAGCAGGCGCGTTCGATGCCGGTGTTCGGTGACGGCTTTGCGGCGCGGGCGTTTGCCCTGACCGAGCGCCCGGCCACCGACTTTTCCCCTGGTGCGCTGGTAGAAACCGGCCGCGACCTCGATGTCGCCGTGCAAGGCAACGGCTGGATTGCGGTGCAGAACCCCAACGGCGGCGAAAGCTACGTGCGCACCGGCAGCCTGAACGTCGACGCCCTCGGCGTGTTGCGGGCCGGCAACGGCATGCCGGTGCTGGGCAATGGCGGGCCGATTGCCGTGCCGCCCGAGCAGCAGATCGAAGTGGGCGAGGACGGCAGCATCAGCATTCGGGCGATGGGCGAGGGCCCGCGGGTGATGGCGCAAGTCGACCGGATCAAACTGGTCAACCCGGACTTCAAGAACATGACCAAGGGCCTGGACGGTTCGATCCACACCAAGGACGGCCAGCCGGCGCAGGCCGATGCCAACGTCAAGCTGGTGTCCGGCTTCCTCGAGTCGAGCAACGTCAATGCCGTGGAAGAGATGACCTCGGTGCTGGCCCTGGCCAAGCAGTTCGAACTGCACGTCAAGATGATGAACACCGCCAAAGAAGACGACCAGGCCATGGCTCGGGTCTTGCAGATCTAA
- a CDS encoding type II toxin-antitoxin system MqsA family antitoxin: MKCPVCGAAELIHDTRDLPYTYKGETTVIAAVMGDFCPACTESVLGAAESDRVMREMRAFTKQINAAIVDPGFITTVRKKLDLDQREAAEIFGGGVNAFSRYENGKTKPPLALVKLLKVLDRHPELLNEVKAY; encoded by the coding sequence ATGAAATGTCCTGTTTGCGGCGCAGCTGAACTCATCCATGACACCCGCGACCTGCCGTATACCTACAAAGGTGAAACCACTGTCATTGCGGCGGTGATGGGCGACTTCTGCCCCGCCTGTACCGAATCAGTTTTGGGTGCAGCTGAGTCGGATCGTGTCATGCGTGAAATGCGTGCTTTCACCAAGCAAATCAATGCGGCCATTGTCGATCCGGGTTTTATCACGACCGTACGCAAAAAGCTCGATCTTGACCAGCGTGAAGCGGCTGAGATTTTCGGCGGCGGCGTCAATGCATTCTCGCGCTATGAGAATGGCAAGACCAAGCCCCCATTGGCTCTGGTCAAGCTGCTCAAGGTGCTTGATCGTCACCCGGAGCTGTTGAACGAAGTCAAAGCGTATTAA
- a CDS encoding MFS transporter, with product MPENQRPLAVTLQVVSIVLFTFIGYLNIGIPLAVLPGYVHSDLGFGAVIAGLVISVQYLATLLSRPYAGKIIDNKGSKLAVMYGLAGCGLSGVFMLISAWTQSLPTLSLISLLIGRLVLGSAESLVGSGSIGWGIGRVGAANTAKVISWNGIASYGALAVGAPLGVLLVSRWGLWSMGVSIVLLAILGLALAWPKTAAPIVVGERLPFMHVLGRVLPHGCGLALGSIGFGTIATFITLYYATQHWDNAVLCLSLFGASFIGARLLFGNLINRLGGFRVAIACLSVETLGLLLLWLAPDAHWALAGAALSGFGFSLVFPALGVEAVNLVPASSRGAAVGAYSLFIDLSLGITGPLAGAIAAGFGFASIFLFAALAALSGLALSVYLYRQAPKHLSEKYREERRAR from the coding sequence ATGCCTGAAAACCAGCGCCCCCTGGCGGTCACGCTGCAAGTCGTCTCCATCGTCCTGTTTACCTTCATCGGCTACCTCAATATCGGCATCCCCCTGGCCGTATTGCCGGGCTACGTCCACAGCGACCTGGGTTTCGGCGCGGTGATCGCCGGCCTGGTGATCAGCGTGCAATACCTGGCCACCCTGCTCAGCCGGCCCTATGCCGGGAAAATCATCGATAACAAGGGCAGCAAACTCGCGGTGATGTACGGCCTCGCCGGTTGCGGCTTGAGCGGTGTGTTCATGCTGATTTCCGCCTGGACCCAGAGCCTGCCGACCTTGAGCCTGATCAGCCTGTTGATCGGCCGGCTGGTGCTCGGCAGCGCGGAAAGCCTGGTCGGTTCGGGCTCGATCGGCTGGGGCATCGGCCGGGTCGGCGCAGCGAACACCGCCAAGGTCATCTCCTGGAACGGCATCGCCAGCTATGGCGCGCTGGCGGTCGGTGCGCCGCTGGGGGTGCTGCTGGTCAGTCGATGGGGCTTGTGGAGCATGGGCGTGAGTATCGTGCTGCTGGCCATCCTCGGCCTGGCGCTGGCCTGGCCGAAAACCGCGGCGCCGATCGTGGTCGGCGAACGCCTGCCGTTCATGCATGTGCTGGGGCGGGTGCTGCCCCATGGCTGCGGACTGGCGCTCGGCTCCATCGGTTTCGGCACTATCGCAACCTTCATCACCCTGTATTACGCCACGCAACACTGGGATAACGCGGTGCTGTGCCTGAGCCTGTTCGGCGCCAGCTTCATCGGCGCCCGATTGCTGTTCGGCAACCTGATCAACCGCCTCGGCGGCTTTCGCGTGGCGATCGCCTGCCTGTCGGTGGAAACCCTGGGCTTGCTGTTGCTGTGGCTGGCGCCGGATGCGCATTGGGCGCTGGCTGGCGCAGCGCTGAGCGGTTTCGGCTTCTCGCTGGTGTTCCCGGCACTGGGGGTGGAAGCGGTCAACCTGGTGCCGGCCTCCAGCCGTGGCGCGGCGGTCGGGGCTTATTCGTTGTTCATCGATTTGTCACTGGGGATTACTGGCCCGTTGGCCGGTGCGATCGCGGCAGGTTTCGGCTTTGCCTCGATCTTCCTGTTCGCCGCCCTCGCCGCCCTGAGCGGTCTGGCCCTGAGCGTCTACCTGTATCGGCAGGCGCCAAAACACCTGAGTGAGAAGTACCGCGAAGAACGGCGCGCGCGTTAG
- the phhA gene encoding phenylalanine 4-monooxygenase gives MKQTHYVAREPDAQGFIDYPAEEHAVWNTLITRQLKVIEGRACQEYLDGIEKLGLPHDRIPQLGEINKVLAETTGWQVARVPALIPFQTFFELLANKQFPVATFIRTREELDYLQEPDIFHEIFGHCPLLTNPWFAEFTHTYGKLGLQATKEERVYLARLYWMTIEFGLVDTPQGLRIYGGGILSSPKETVYCLSNEPEHHTFDPLECMRTPYRIDILQPLYFVLPNLKRLFDVAHEDIMSMVKQGMQLGLHTPKFPPKAA, from the coding sequence ATGAAGCAGACGCACTACGTGGCTCGCGAGCCCGATGCGCAAGGTTTTATCGACTACCCCGCCGAAGAACACGCGGTGTGGAACACGCTGATCACTCGCCAACTGAAAGTGATCGAAGGGCGTGCGTGCCAGGAATACCTGGACGGTATCGAAAAACTCGGTCTGCCCCACGACCGCATTCCGCAACTGGGCGAGATCAACAAGGTGCTCGCTGAAACCACCGGCTGGCAAGTCGCCCGGGTGCCTGCACTGATCCCCTTCCAGACCTTTTTTGAATTGCTCGCCAACAAGCAGTTTCCGGTGGCGACCTTTATTCGTACCCGCGAAGAGCTGGATTACCTGCAAGAGCCGGACATTTTCCACGAGATCTTCGGTCACTGCCCGCTGCTGACTAACCCCTGGTTCGCCGAATTCACCCACACCTACGGCAAACTCGGCCTGCAGGCGACCAAGGAAGAGCGCGTGTACCTGGCGCGCCTGTACTGGATGACCATCGAGTTTGGCCTGGTCGATACGCCGCAAGGCCTGCGCATCTACGGCGGCGGCATCCTGTCCTCGCCTAAGGAAACGGTGTACTGCCTGTCGAACGAACCTGAACACCACACGTTCGACCCGCTGGAATGCATGCGCACGCCGTATCGCATCGACATCCTGCAGCCGCTGTACTTTGTCCTGCCGAACCTCAAGCGCCTGTTCGATGTGGCCCATGAAGACATCATGAGCATGGTCAAGCAAGGCATGCAGCTGGGCTTGCACACCCCCAAATTTCCGCCCAAAGCTGCGTGA
- the flgG gene encoding flagellar basal-body rod protein FlgG, with protein MLPALWVAKTGLSAQDTNLTTISNNLANVSTTGFKRDRAEFQDLLYQIKRQPGAQSTQDSELPSGLQVGTGVRIVGTQKNFTAGSLQTTEQPLDMAIDGRGFFQILQPDGTTSYTRDGTFHLDSNGQIVNASGFALEPAIVIPNDAQTFTVGRDGTVSITVAGNPAAQVIGNLQTADFINPAGLQAVGNNLFLETAASGAPQVGTPGLAGFGTTLQNTLETSNVSTVEEMVNMITTQRAYEMNSKVISTADQMLSFVTQNL; from the coding sequence ATGCTTCCGGCTCTATGGGTTGCCAAAACAGGCCTGTCCGCCCAGGACACCAACCTGACGACCATTTCCAACAACCTGGCCAACGTCTCGACCACGGGTTTCAAACGTGACCGCGCCGAGTTCCAGGACTTGCTCTACCAGATCAAGCGCCAGCCAGGCGCCCAGTCGACCCAGGACAGCGAACTGCCGTCGGGTCTGCAAGTGGGCACCGGTGTGCGCATCGTCGGCACCCAGAAAAACTTCACCGCCGGCAGCCTGCAGACCACCGAGCAACCGTTGGACATGGCCATCGACGGCCGCGGTTTCTTCCAGATCCTGCAGCCGGACGGCACCACGTCCTACACCCGTGACGGTACCTTCCACCTCGACTCCAACGGCCAGATCGTCAACGCCAGCGGCTTCGCCCTGGAACCGGCCATCGTCATCCCGAACGACGCCCAGACCTTCACGGTCGGTCGCGACGGCACCGTGTCCATCACCGTGGCCGGCAACCCGGCCGCCCAGGTGATCGGCAACCTGCAAACCGCCGACTTCATCAACCCGGCCGGCCTGCAGGCAGTGGGCAACAACCTGTTCCTGGAAACCGCCGCCAGCGGCGCGCCGCAAGTCGGCACCCCGGGCCTGGCGGGTTTCGGCACCACGCTGCAGAACACCCTGGAAACCTCCAACGTCAGCACCGTTGAAGAGATGGTCAACATGATCACCACTCAACGCGCCTACGAGATGAACTCCAAGGTGATTTCCACCGCCGACCAGATGCTCTCGTTCGTCACGCAGAATCTGTAA
- a CDS encoding pentapeptide repeat-containing protein — MSEGPTHYEIEGGLLGREDVQAAIDHHGLPLRFIGVDFTDADLSRLVLDHCEFQRCSLLRTQFLGARLEGTQWKGCRGAHGIFEAAHLLEASFSNCDLNNTRWQRAKLAQVVFNGCKLTGANFSHCSSLGLSFNETRLNSAFLPGMSFARNTLNNLDFSEADLSDADFRKAEFVDCSLAHARINGATFAGADLRGADLSGFRLNDAKLFKGAVISRAQASMLLSELGLTVA, encoded by the coding sequence ATGAGCGAAGGACCAACGCATTACGAAATAGAAGGCGGCCTGTTGGGCCGTGAGGACGTTCAGGCCGCGATTGATCATCACGGCTTGCCGCTGCGCTTCATTGGCGTGGACTTCACCGACGCCGACTTGTCGCGGCTGGTGCTGGATCACTGCGAGTTCCAGCGCTGCAGCCTGCTGCGCACTCAGTTCCTCGGGGCTCGCCTGGAAGGCACGCAGTGGAAGGGGTGCCGGGGGGCGCACGGGATTTTCGAAGCCGCGCACCTGCTGGAAGCATCGTTCAGCAATTGTGATCTGAACAACACGCGGTGGCAGCGAGCCAAATTGGCGCAAGTCGTGTTCAACGGCTGCAAGCTGACCGGCGCCAACTTCAGTCACTGCTCGAGCCTGGGCCTTTCGTTCAATGAAACGCGACTCAACAGTGCTTTTTTACCGGGAATGTCCTTTGCCAGAAACACGCTGAACAACCTGGATTTTTCTGAAGCGGACCTGAGTGACGCGGACTTTCGCAAGGCCGAGTTTGTCGACTGCAGCCTGGCCCATGCCCGTATCAATGGCGCGACATTCGCCGGTGCGGATTTGCGCGGCGCCGATTTGAGCGGCTTTCGACTCAATGATGCCAAACTGTTCAAGGGGGCGGTGATTTCTCGCGCACAAGCCTCGATGCTGCTGTCGGAGCTGGGTTTAACTGTCGCATAG
- a CDS encoding 4a-hydroxytetrahydrobiopterin dehydratase produces MSTLNQAHCEACQAGAPQVSDEELPVLLKQIPDWNIEVRDGVMQLEKVFLFKNFKHALAFTNAVGEISEAEGHHPGLLTEWGKVTVTWWSHSIKGLHRNDFIMAARTDDVAKDAEGRK; encoded by the coding sequence ATGTCCACATTGAACCAAGCCCACTGCGAAGCCTGCCAAGCCGGCGCCCCTCAGGTCAGCGACGAAGAACTGCCGGTGCTGCTCAAGCAGATCCCCGACTGGAACATCGAAGTTCGCGACGGCGTGATGCAGCTGGAAAAAGTGTTCCTGTTCAAGAATTTCAAGCACGCCCTGGCGTTCACCAACGCCGTCGGTGAAATCTCCGAGGCCGAAGGTCACCACCCGGGCCTGCTGACCGAGTGGGGCAAAGTCACCGTGACCTGGTGGAGCCATTCCATCAAGGGCCTGCACCGCAACGATTTCATCATGGCCGCGCGCACCGACGACGTGGCCAAGGACGCCGAGGGCCGCAAATAA
- the arfB gene encoding alternative ribosome rescue aminoacyl-tRNA hydrolase ArfB, with product MLVISNNVHLPDAEIELTAIRAQGAGGQNVNKVSSAVHLRFDIPASSLPEFYKERLLALRDSRITSEGVLIIKAQQYRTQEANRADALERLTELILSATKVEKKRRPTKPTLGSKKRRLESKTKRGSIKAGRGKVDF from the coding sequence ATGCTGGTAATTTCCAACAACGTGCATCTGCCGGATGCCGAGATCGAATTGACGGCCATTCGTGCCCAGGGGGCGGGTGGGCAGAACGTCAACAAGGTCTCCAGCGCGGTGCACCTGCGCTTCGACATTCCGGCCTCGTCCTTGCCCGAGTTCTACAAGGAGCGGCTGCTGGCGCTGCGGGACAGCCGGATCACCAGTGAAGGCGTGTTGATCATCAAGGCCCAGCAATACCGCACCCAGGAAGCCAATCGCGCCGACGCGCTGGAGCGCCTGACCGAGTTGATCCTCAGCGCCACCAAGGTCGAAAAGAAACGCCGTCCGACCAAGCCGACCCTCGGTTCGAAAAAGCGCCGGCTCGAATCCAAGACCAAGCGCGGCAGCATCAAGGCCGGGCGTGGCAAGGTCGACTTCTAA
- a CDS encoding type II toxin-antitoxin system MqsR family toxin, with protein MEKRIPHCKLSTVKVLIEAGKVRTTQAARVGAVELGLDLCEMLTVVMALTPTDFYKSMTTHADHTIWQDVYRPSTQAGDVYLKLTVIDDVLIVSFKEL; from the coding sequence ATGGAAAAAAGAATCCCTCACTGCAAGCTATCTACCGTAAAAGTCTTGATTGAGGCGGGCAAGGTACGTACCACGCAAGCGGCTCGCGTTGGAGCGGTTGAGTTGGGGCTTGATCTTTGCGAGATGCTGACGGTGGTAATGGCGCTTACACCCACTGATTTTTACAAAAGCATGACCACTCACGCCGACCACACGATTTGGCAAGACGTGTACCGCCCGAGCACACAAGCAGGTGACGTGTATCTGAAACTGACGGTTATTGATGACGTGCTGATCGTATCCTTTAAGGAGCTATAA
- the flgH gene encoding flagellar basal body L-ring protein FlgH: MNRFVSVLALSGITALAGCVAPPPKPNDPYYAPVLPRTPLPAAANNGSIYQAGFEQNLYSDRKAFRVGDIITITLNERTQASKNANSQTAKNSKTDIGLSSFFGGGLSTNDPVGSGNLSLDVGYAGDRATKGDSKSGQSNSLTGSITVTVADVLPNGIIAVRGEKWLTLNTGDELVRIAGLVRADDIATDNTVSSTRVADARITYSGTGAFADASQPGWFDRFFLSPLFPF; the protein is encoded by the coding sequence ATGAATCGCTTTGTATCTGTCCTGGCACTGAGTGGGATCACCGCGCTCGCGGGTTGTGTCGCCCCACCGCCCAAGCCCAATGACCCTTACTACGCCCCGGTGTTGCCGCGCACGCCACTGCCGGCGGCGGCCAACAACGGCTCGATCTACCAGGCCGGTTTCGAACAGAACCTGTACAGCGACCGCAAGGCGTTCCGGGTCGGTGACATCATCACCATCACCCTGAACGAGCGCACCCAGGCCAGCAAGAACGCCAATTCGCAAACCGCCAAGAACAGCAAGACCGACATCGGCCTGAGCTCGTTTTTCGGCGGCGGCCTGAGCACCAACGATCCAGTGGGCAGCGGTAACCTGAGCCTGGACGTCGGTTACGCCGGCGACCGCGCGACCAAGGGCGACAGCAAGTCCGGCCAGAGCAACAGCCTGACCGGTTCGATCACGGTGACCGTCGCCGACGTCTTGCCCAACGGCATCATCGCCGTGCGCGGCGAGAAGTGGCTGACCCTCAACACCGGCGACGAGCTGGTGCGGATTGCCGGCCTGGTGCGCGCCGATGACATCGCCACCGACAACACCGTGTCCTCGACCCGGGTCGCCGACGCACGCATCACCTATTCGGGCACCGGTGCCTTTGCCGACGCGAGTCAGCCAGGCTGGTTCGACCGTTTCTTCCTCAGCCCGCTGTTCCCTTTCTAG
- a CDS encoding sigma-54-dependent transcriptional regulator: MRIKVHCQNRIGILRDILNLLVEYGINVARGEVGGEHGNAIYLHCPNLINIQFQALRPKFESIAGVFGVKRVGLMPSERRHMELNALLGALEFPVLSIDMGGSIVAANRAAAQLLGVRVDEVPGIPLSRYAEDFDLPELVRANKSRINGLRVKVKGDVFLADIAPLQSEHDDSEAMAGAVLTLHRADRVGERIYNVRKQELRGFDSIFQSSKVMAAVVREARRMAPLDAPLLIEGETGTGKELLARACHLASPRGQSPLMALNCAGLPESMAETELFGYGPGAFEGARAEGKLGLLELTAGGTLFLDGVGEMSPRLQVKLLRFLQDGCFRRVGSDEEVYLDVRVICATQVDLSELCARGEFRQDLYHRLNVLSLHIPPLRECLDGLTPLVEHFLDQASRQIGCPLPKLAPAAMERLSHYHWPGNVRQLENVLFQAVSLCEGGTVKAEHIRLPDYGVRQPLGDFSLEGGLDEIVGRFEKAVLERLYSEHPSSRQLGKRLGVSHTTIANKLREYEVGKTES; the protein is encoded by the coding sequence ATGCGTATCAAAGTCCACTGCCAGAACCGCATCGGCATTCTGCGCGACATTCTCAACCTGCTGGTGGAGTACGGGATCAACGTCGCTCGCGGCGAGGTCGGCGGTGAGCATGGCAATGCCATCTACCTGCATTGCCCGAACCTGATCAACATTCAGTTCCAGGCACTGCGGCCGAAATTCGAATCGATTGCCGGGGTCTTCGGGGTCAAGCGTGTAGGGCTGATGCCCAGCGAGCGTCGGCACATGGAGCTCAATGCCTTGCTCGGCGCGCTGGAGTTTCCGGTGCTGTCGATCGACATGGGCGGCTCGATCGTGGCGGCCAACCGCGCGGCGGCGCAGTTGCTCGGGGTGCGCGTCGATGAGGTGCCGGGGATCCCGTTGTCGCGCTACGCCGAGGATTTCGACTTGCCGGAACTGGTGCGCGCCAACAAGTCGCGGATCAACGGGCTGCGGGTCAAGGTCAAGGGCGACGTGTTTCTCGCCGACATTGCGCCGTTGCAATCGGAGCATGACGACAGCGAAGCCATGGCCGGCGCGGTGCTGACCCTGCATCGCGCGGATCGGGTGGGGGAGCGCATTTATAACGTGCGCAAGCAGGAACTGCGCGGTTTCGACAGCATCTTCCAGAGTTCGAAAGTGATGGCCGCCGTGGTGCGCGAAGCTCGGCGCATGGCGCCGCTGGATGCGCCGCTCTTGATCGAAGGCGAAACCGGCACCGGCAAGGAGTTGCTGGCGCGCGCCTGCCACCTGGCGAGCCCCCGTGGCCAGTCTCCGCTGATGGCGCTCAACTGCGCCGGGCTGCCGGAATCCATGGCCGAGACCGAGTTGTTCGGCTACGGCCCCGGGGCCTTCGAAGGGGCGCGGGCCGAAGGCAAGCTCGGGCTGCTGGAGCTGACGGCGGGCGGTACGCTGTTTCTCGATGGCGTCGGCGAAATGAGCCCGCGGCTGCAGGTGAAATTGCTGCGCTTCCTGCAGGACGGATGCTTTCGTCGCGTCGGCAGTGATGAAGAGGTTTACCTGGATGTGCGCGTGATCTGCGCGACCCAGGTCGACCTGTCCGAGCTGTGCGCACGGGGGGAGTTTCGCCAGGATCTGTATCACCGCCTGAACGTGTTGTCGTTGCACATCCCGCCGTTGCGCGAGTGCCTGGACGGGTTGACGCCGCTGGTGGAGCACTTCCTCGATCAGGCCAGCCGGCAGATCGGTTGCCCGCTGCCGAAACTGGCGCCGGCGGCGATGGAGCGGCTCAGCCACTACCATTGGCCGGGCAATGTCCGGCAACTGGAGAACGTGTTGTTCCAGGCGGTTTCGTTGTGCGAGGGCGGGACGGTCAAGGCCGAGCACATTCGACTGCCGGATTATGGGGTGCGTCAGCCCCTTGGCGATTTCTCGCTGGAGGGCGGGCTGGACGAGATTGTCGGGCGCTTCGAAAAGGCGGTGCTGGAGCGGCTGTATTCCGAGCATCCGAGCAGTCGGCAACTGGGGAAGCGGTTGGGGGTTTCGCATACCACCATTGCCAACAAGTTGCGTGAGTACGAGGTGGGCAAGACGGAGTCATAG
- a CDS encoding amino acid aminotransferase yields MHFDAIGRVPGDPILGLMEAYAQDPNPRKFDLGVGVYKDAQGLTSIPQAVKLAEAQLVDRQATKTYIGGHGEPAFGKVINELVLGADSALIAEQRAGVTQTPGGTGALRLSADFIAQCLPGRGVWLSNPTWPIHETIFAAAGVKVSHYPYVGSDNRLDVDAMLAALEAAPKGDVVLLHACCHNPTGFDLSHDDWRRLLKVVRSRDLLPLIDFAYQGFGDGLEQDAWSTRLFAAELPEVLITSSCSKNFGLYRDRTGALIVCAKTADKLVDIRSQLANIARNLWSTPPDHGAAVVATILGDPQLKSLWADEVETMRLRIAQLRSGLVEALEPHGLRERFAHIGVQRGMFSYTGLTPEQVKKLRDQHSVYMVGTGRANVAGIDATRLDLLAEAIADVCK; encoded by the coding sequence ATGCATTTCGACGCCATAGGCCGAGTCCCCGGCGACCCGATCCTCGGCCTGATGGAGGCCTATGCGCAGGACCCGAACCCGCGCAAATTCGACCTCGGCGTGGGCGTCTACAAAGATGCCCAGGGCCTGACCTCGATCCCTCAGGCGGTGAAGCTCGCCGAGGCGCAGCTGGTGGATCGTCAGGCCACCAAGACCTACATCGGCGGCCACGGCGAACCGGCGTTCGGCAAAGTCATCAATGAGCTGGTACTGGGTGCCGACTCTGCGCTGATCGCCGAACAACGGGCCGGCGTGACGCAGACGCCGGGCGGCACCGGCGCATTGCGCCTGAGCGCCGACTTCATCGCGCAGTGCCTGCCGGGCCGTGGCGTGTGGTTGAGCAACCCGACCTGGCCGATTCATGAAACCATCTTCGCCGCGGCGGGGGTCAAGGTCAGTCACTACCCTTACGTGGGCAGCGACAACCGTCTCGACGTCGACGCGATGCTGGCGGCACTCGAAGCAGCGCCAAAGGGTGATGTCGTGCTGCTGCACGCCTGCTGCCACAATCCGACCGGGTTCGACCTGTCCCATGACGACTGGCGCCGGTTATTGAAGGTCGTGCGCAGCCGCGACCTGCTGCCCCTGATTGACTTTGCCTACCAGGGCTTCGGCGATGGCCTGGAACAGGATGCCTGGTCGACCCGGCTGTTCGCCGCCGAGTTGCCGGAAGTGCTGATCACCAGTTCCTGCTCGAAGAACTTCGGCTTGTACCGCGACCGTACCGGCGCGTTGATTGTCTGCGCCAAGACCGCCGACAAGCTGGTGGACATCCGCAGCCAACTGGCGAACATCGCCCGCAACCTGTGGTCGACGCCGCCGGATCACGGCGCCGCTGTCGTGGCGACCATCCTCGGCGATCCGCAGCTGAAAAGTCTCTGGGCCGATGAAGTGGAGACGATGCGCCTGCGTATCGCCCAGCTGCGCAGCGGCCTGGTGGAAGCCCTGGAGCCGCACGGATTGCGCGAGCGCTTTGCGCATATTGGCGTGCAGCGCGGAATGTTTTCCTACACCGGGTTGACGCCGGAGCAGGTTAAAAAACTGCGTGATCAGCACAGCGTGTACATGGTCGGCACTGGCCGGGCGAACGTGGCGGGGATAGATGCGACGCGCCTGGATCTGCTGGCCGAGGCGATTGCCGACGTCTGCAAATAA